The following proteins are co-located in the Silene latifolia isolate original U9 population chromosome 1, ASM4854445v1, whole genome shotgun sequence genome:
- the LOC141653937 gene encoding uncharacterized protein LOC141653937, whose amino-acid sequence MAFCAQWNINLATPGYPKPNVQAKTSNKVVISCLKKKLKQRKGRCTEELPLVLWSDRTTPKTSTSKTPYSLVYGCEAVIPAEIHVPTSICSLNTIEENKPLMQDSLTLAEELRDAARIRIASYQQTVARSYNKNVHIRVFRERGHSPTKHFSKYKRQDRRQTCPCMGRALLLDSLISY is encoded by the coding sequence tggctACACCTGGCTATCCAAAACCAAACGTTCAGGCCAAAACCAGCAACAAAGTAGTGATCAGTTGCCTGAAAAAGAAGCTAAAGCAAAGAAAAGGCAGATGTACTGAAGAACTCCCTCTAGTCCTCTGGTCTGacagaactacacctaaaacaTCAACTAGCAAGACACCctactccctggtctatggctgtgagGCAGTCATTCCAGCAGAAATTCATGTGCCTACCTCCATATGTAGCCTGAATACTATCGAGGAAAACAAGCCGTTAATGCAAGATAGCCTGACCTTGGCTGAAgaactaagagatgcagccaggaTCAGAATAGCATCCTATCAacaaacagtagccagaagctacaacaagaaTGTTCATATCAGGGTATTCAGGGAAAGGGGACATAGTCCTACGAAACATTTTTCCAAATACAAAAGACAAGACCGCAGGCAAACTTGCCCCTGTATGGGAAGGGCCTTactgttagattcattaatctcttattag
- the LOC141608649 gene encoding calmodulin-like protein 3 produces the protein MDPAELKRVFQMFDRNGDGKVTKKELSDSLQNLGIFIPDKELTQMIEKIDENHDGFVDMDEFGSLYQTIMDEKDEEEDIREAFNVFDQNRDGFITVEELRSVLQSLGLKQGRTIDDCKKMISKVDADGDGMVNYSEFKQMMKGGGFAALGS, from the coding sequence ATGGATCCAGCTGAACTTAAGAGGGTATTTCAAATGTTCGACCGTAATGGAGATGGGAAGGTGACAAAAAAGGAATTAAGTGACTCCCTACAAAACTTGGGAATATTCATTCCAGATAAAGAGCTAACACAAATGATTGAAAAGATTGACGAGAACCATGATGGGTTCGTGGACATGGACGAGTTTGGTTCGTTATACCAAACGATAATGGACGAAAAGGATGAAGAGGAAGACATAAGGGAGGCATTCAACGTGTTTGATCAAAATAGAGACGGATTCATCACGGTGGAGGAGCTAAGATCAGTCCTACAATCCTTAGGGTTGAAGCAAGGACGGACAATTGATGATTGCAAGAAGATGATAAGCAAGGTGGATGCTGATGGAGATGGTATGGTTAATTATAGTGAGTTTAAGCAAATGATGAAAGGTGGTGGATTTGCTGCTTTAGGTTCATAG